Proteins from a genomic interval of Osmia bicornis bicornis chromosome 11, iOsmBic2.1, whole genome shotgun sequence:
- the LOC114878872 gene encoding uncharacterized protein LOC114878872: protein MKNYQIQSDYKEPSVNSQDYKARNSTQMNNLSSSTQHSRPASRNDNTAFAVARKALEQQNPASKMAPINFPPLRAPQSIVNVRHPFVTEARTKHNEIAGPNTKSKLNVACSLQSGVKELDHSRQTFHSYGTSQIAGIPNVQSLSNVTANMSPYPRPESFPQPTVASVLFPDTSQFPQSPPFSTTQIGQLNQYQTYDPGSFATTPVNVNPVIPQFSAESSIPYPQYDNPPQFVQPNHYPTADIANSQYQYQAASVGQLQDSPMFIQSLQSPIAVTDQYAAPNYARTVRTELIPRLRRPPRFNK from the exons ATGAAGAATTATCAGATACAATCCGATTACAAAGAACCTTCGGTGAACAGCCAGGACTACAAGGCAAGGAATAGCACACAAATGAACAATTTGTCGTCGAG TACTCAACATTCACGACCGGCATCACGGAACGATAATACAGCATTTGCTGTAGCTAGAAAGGCTTTGGAGCAACAGAATCCGGCATCGAAAATGGCACCGATTAATTTCCCACCGTTACGTGCCCCTCAGAGCATCGTAAACGTTCGTCATCCGTTCGTGACCGAAGCAAGAACCAAGCACAACGAGATAGCTGGTCCAAACACGAAATCGAAACTGAACGTAGCGTGTTCCTTGCAAAGTGGTGTGAAAGAGTTGGATCACAGCCGGCAAACGTTTCATAGTTACGGTACGTCGCAAATAGCTGGAATTCCAAATGTTCAAAGTTTAAGCAACGTTACAGCAAACATGTCGCCTTATCCTAGACCAGAAAGTTTTCCTCAACCGACCGTTGCTAGTGTGCTATTCCCAGACACTTCTCAGTTCCCTCAGTCACCTCCGTTCAGTACAACGCAAATTGGACAATTGAATCAGTATCAGACGTACGATCCTGGAAGCTTCGCGACTACACCGGTGAACGTGAATCCAGTAATCCCTCAGTTTTCCGCAGAAAGTTCGATCCCGTATCCGCAATACGATAATCCTCCTCAATTCGTGCAACCGAATCATTATCCGACAGCGGATATAGCGAACAGTCAGTATCAGTATCAGGCAGCAAGTGTTGGACAATTACAGGACTCGCCGATGTTCATTCAGAGCTTGCAGAGTCCGATTGCTGTAACTGATCAGTATGCTGCTCCTAATTACGCCAGAACTGTTAGGACAGAATTGATACCACGATTGAGGAGGCCGCCACGATTCAACaagtaa
- the LOC114878842 gene encoding RISC-loading complex subunit tarbp2-like isoform X4, producing the protein MEEMHQPQQVGPNMMANVGGVPNHSNNVNRRSRLRLSLHSLMVEKLPISEAAQLEMKSLSNKTPVSILQELLSRRGTTPKYELIQVEGAIHEPIFRYRVTVADIVAMGTGKSKKEAKHAAARAVLDKLCRLNSEAPDSPLQNNIPDSENLQELSGYGEEKIITNPIGALQEMCMSRHWPPPKYTMENEEGLPHERQFTIVCSILKYREVGQGRSKKVAKRHAAHKMWQALHDMNTENSNVDEDENTCLNDGDVNLVQFLQEIASEQQFEVTYVDIEEKSISGKCQCLVQLSTLPVAVCYGCGVTSKDAQASAAQNALEYLKIMTKK; encoded by the exons ATGGAAGAAATGCATCAACCGCAACAGGTTGGGCCTAATATGATGGCCAATGTAGGTGGGGTTCCTAATCATTCAAATAATGTTAACCGGCGTAGCAGACTTCGATTGTCATTACATAGTTTAATGGTAGAAAAACTTCCAATAAGTGAGGCCGCTCAATTGGAGATGAAATCATTGTCCAACAAAACTCCAGTTTCTATTCTTCAGGAATTGCTTTCTCGCAGGGGTACAACACCAAAGTATGAACTAATACAAGTAGAGGGTGCTATCCATGAGCCTATTTTTCGTTATCGTGTCACTGTTGCTGATATTGTTG CAATGGGGACTGGAAAGTCAAAAAAGGAAGCAAAACATGCTGCTGCAAGAGCTGTATTGGATAAGTTGTGTAGATTAAATAGCGAAGCTCCAGATTCTCCGCTCCAAAACAATATACCAGA TTCTGAGAATCTACAAGAATTATCAGGATACggagaagagaaaataatCACAAATCCAATTGGAGCATTGCAAGAAATGTGTATGTCGCGTCATTGGCCCCCACCAAAATACACAATGGAAAACGAGGAAGGTCTTCCGCATGAAAGACAGTTTACCATTGTTTgttctattttaaaatatcgCGAAGTTGGTCAGGGAAGAAGTAAAAAAGTAGCAAAGAGGCATGCAGCTCACAAAATGTGGCAAGCTTTACATGATATGAATACAGAAAATTCCAATGTGGATGAAGATGAG AATACTTGTTTGAATGACGGCGATGTAAATCTGGTACAGTTTTTGCAAGAAATCGCTTCAGAGCAGCAATTTGAAGTAACTTATGTTGATATTGAAGAAAAATCTATCAGTG GTAAATGCCAGTGCCTTGTGCAACTGTCTACATTGCCAGTGGCAGTTTGCTACGGTTGTGGTGTCACTAGTAAAGATGCTCAAGCTAGTGCTGCTCAAAACGCTTTGGAATATCTGAAAATCATGACCAAGAAGTGA
- the LOC114878842 gene encoding RISC-loading complex subunit tarbp2-like isoform X3 encodes MEEMHQPQQVGPNMMANVGGVPNHSNNVNRRSRLRLSLHSLMVEKLPISEAAQLEMKSLSNKTPVSILQELLSRRGTTPKYELIQVEGAIHEPIFRYRVTVADIVDPIVSAMGTGKSKKEAKHAAARAVLDKLCRLNSEAPDSPLQNNIPDSENLQELSGYGEEKIITNPIGALQEMCMSRHWPPPKYTMENEEGLPHERQFTIVCSILKYREVGQGRSKKVAKRHAAHKMWQALHDMNTENSNVDEDENTCLNDGDVNLVQFLQEIASEQQFEVTYVDIEEKSISGKCQCLVQLSTLPVAVCYGCGVTSKDAQASAAQNALEYLKIMTKK; translated from the exons ATGGAAGAAATGCATCAACCGCAACAGGTTGGGCCTAATATGATGGCCAATGTAGGTGGGGTTCCTAATCATTCAAATAATGTTAACCGGCGTAGCAGACTTCGATTGTCATTACATAGTTTAATGGTAGAAAAACTTCCAATAAGTGAGGCCGCTCAATTGGAGATGAAATCATTGTCCAACAAAACTCCAGTTTCTATTCTTCAGGAATTGCTTTCTCGCAGGGGTACAACACCAAAGTATGAACTAATACAAGTAGAGGGTGCTATCCATGAGCCTATTTTTCGTTATCGTGTCACTGTTGCTGATATTGTTG ATCCAATTGTTTCAGCAATGGGGACTGGAAAGTCAAAAAAGGAAGCAAAACATGCTGCTGCAAGAGCTGTATTGGATAAGTTGTGTAGATTAAATAGCGAAGCTCCAGATTCTCCGCTCCAAAACAATATACCAGA TTCTGAGAATCTACAAGAATTATCAGGATACggagaagagaaaataatCACAAATCCAATTGGAGCATTGCAAGAAATGTGTATGTCGCGTCATTGGCCCCCACCAAAATACACAATGGAAAACGAGGAAGGTCTTCCGCATGAAAGACAGTTTACCATTGTTTgttctattttaaaatatcgCGAAGTTGGTCAGGGAAGAAGTAAAAAAGTAGCAAAGAGGCATGCAGCTCACAAAATGTGGCAAGCTTTACATGATATGAATACAGAAAATTCCAATGTGGATGAAGATGAG AATACTTGTTTGAATGACGGCGATGTAAATCTGGTACAGTTTTTGCAAGAAATCGCTTCAGAGCAGCAATTTGAAGTAACTTATGTTGATATTGAAGAAAAATCTATCAGTG GTAAATGCCAGTGCCTTGTGCAACTGTCTACATTGCCAGTGGCAGTTTGCTACGGTTGTGGTGTCACTAGTAAAGATGCTCAAGCTAGTGCTGCTCAAAACGCTTTGGAATATCTGAAAATCATGACCAAGAAGTGA
- the LOC114878842 gene encoding RISC-loading complex subunit tarbp2-like isoform X1, whose protein sequence is MEEMHQPQQVGPNMMANVGGVPNHSNNVNRRSRLRLSLHSLMVEKLPISEAAQLEMKSLSNKTPVSILQELLSRRGTTPKYELIQVEGAIHEPIFRYRVTVADIVDPIVSAMGTGKSKKEAKHAAARAVLDKLCRLNSEAPDSPLQNNIPDSENLQELSGYGEEKIITNPIGALQEMCMSRHWPPPKYTMENEEGLPHERQFTIVCSILKYREVGQGRSKKVAKRHAAHKMWQALHDMNTENSNVDEDEVLQRNANVNARYADLKGSKISTLTTIHSLKVSQFHKSLKSSTGVKLFELQNTCLNDGDVNLVQFLQEIASEQQFEVTYVDIEEKSISGKCQCLVQLSTLPVAVCYGCGVTSKDAQASAAQNALEYLKIMTKK, encoded by the exons ATGGAAGAAATGCATCAACCGCAACAGGTTGGGCCTAATATGATGGCCAATGTAGGTGGGGTTCCTAATCATTCAAATAATGTTAACCGGCGTAGCAGACTTCGATTGTCATTACATAGTTTAATGGTAGAAAAACTTCCAATAAGTGAGGCCGCTCAATTGGAGATGAAATCATTGTCCAACAAAACTCCAGTTTCTATTCTTCAGGAATTGCTTTCTCGCAGGGGTACAACACCAAAGTATGAACTAATACAAGTAGAGGGTGCTATCCATGAGCCTATTTTTCGTTATCGTGTCACTGTTGCTGATATTGTTG ATCCAATTGTTTCAGCAATGGGGACTGGAAAGTCAAAAAAGGAAGCAAAACATGCTGCTGCAAGAGCTGTATTGGATAAGTTGTGTAGATTAAATAGCGAAGCTCCAGATTCTCCGCTCCAAAACAATATACCAGA TTCTGAGAATCTACAAGAATTATCAGGATACggagaagagaaaataatCACAAATCCAATTGGAGCATTGCAAGAAATGTGTATGTCGCGTCATTGGCCCCCACCAAAATACACAATGGAAAACGAGGAAGGTCTTCCGCATGAAAGACAGTTTACCATTGTTTgttctattttaaaatatcgCGAAGTTGGTCAGGGAAGAAGTAAAAAAGTAGCAAAGAGGCATGCAGCTCACAAAATGTGGCAAGCTTTACATGATATGAATACAGAAAATTCCAATGTGGATGAAGATGAG GTTTTACAAAGAAATGCAAATGTGAATGCCCGTTATGCCGATCTGAAAGGTAGCAAAATTTCAACTCTAACAACTATTCATAGCCTTAAGGTTTCACAATTTCATAAAAGTCTGAAATCATCAACTGGTGTTAAACTTTTTGAATTACAG AATACTTGTTTGAATGACGGCGATGTAAATCTGGTACAGTTTTTGCAAGAAATCGCTTCAGAGCAGCAATTTGAAGTAACTTATGTTGATATTGAAGAAAAATCTATCAGTG GTAAATGCCAGTGCCTTGTGCAACTGTCTACATTGCCAGTGGCAGTTTGCTACGGTTGTGGTGTCACTAGTAAAGATGCTCAAGCTAGTGCTGCTCAAAACGCTTTGGAATATCTGAAAATCATGACCAAGAAGTGA
- the LOC114878842 gene encoding RISC-loading complex subunit tarbp2-like isoform X2 — MEEMHQPQQVGPNMMANVGGVPNHSNNVNRRSRLRLSLHSLMVEKLPISEAAQLEMKSLSNKTPVSILQELLSRRGTTPKYELIQVEGAIHEPIFRYRVTVADIVAMGTGKSKKEAKHAAARAVLDKLCRLNSEAPDSPLQNNIPDSENLQELSGYGEEKIITNPIGALQEMCMSRHWPPPKYTMENEEGLPHERQFTIVCSILKYREVGQGRSKKVAKRHAAHKMWQALHDMNTENSNVDEDEVLQRNANVNARYADLKGSKISTLTTIHSLKVSQFHKSLKSSTGVKLFELQNTCLNDGDVNLVQFLQEIASEQQFEVTYVDIEEKSISGKCQCLVQLSTLPVAVCYGCGVTSKDAQASAAQNALEYLKIMTKK, encoded by the exons ATGGAAGAAATGCATCAACCGCAACAGGTTGGGCCTAATATGATGGCCAATGTAGGTGGGGTTCCTAATCATTCAAATAATGTTAACCGGCGTAGCAGACTTCGATTGTCATTACATAGTTTAATGGTAGAAAAACTTCCAATAAGTGAGGCCGCTCAATTGGAGATGAAATCATTGTCCAACAAAACTCCAGTTTCTATTCTTCAGGAATTGCTTTCTCGCAGGGGTACAACACCAAAGTATGAACTAATACAAGTAGAGGGTGCTATCCATGAGCCTATTTTTCGTTATCGTGTCACTGTTGCTGATATTGTTG CAATGGGGACTGGAAAGTCAAAAAAGGAAGCAAAACATGCTGCTGCAAGAGCTGTATTGGATAAGTTGTGTAGATTAAATAGCGAAGCTCCAGATTCTCCGCTCCAAAACAATATACCAGA TTCTGAGAATCTACAAGAATTATCAGGATACggagaagagaaaataatCACAAATCCAATTGGAGCATTGCAAGAAATGTGTATGTCGCGTCATTGGCCCCCACCAAAATACACAATGGAAAACGAGGAAGGTCTTCCGCATGAAAGACAGTTTACCATTGTTTgttctattttaaaatatcgCGAAGTTGGTCAGGGAAGAAGTAAAAAAGTAGCAAAGAGGCATGCAGCTCACAAAATGTGGCAAGCTTTACATGATATGAATACAGAAAATTCCAATGTGGATGAAGATGAG GTTTTACAAAGAAATGCAAATGTGAATGCCCGTTATGCCGATCTGAAAGGTAGCAAAATTTCAACTCTAACAACTATTCATAGCCTTAAGGTTTCACAATTTCATAAAAGTCTGAAATCATCAACTGGTGTTAAACTTTTTGAATTACAG AATACTTGTTTGAATGACGGCGATGTAAATCTGGTACAGTTTTTGCAAGAAATCGCTTCAGAGCAGCAATTTGAAGTAACTTATGTTGATATTGAAGAAAAATCTATCAGTG GTAAATGCCAGTGCCTTGTGCAACTGTCTACATTGCCAGTGGCAGTTTGCTACGGTTGTGGTGTCACTAGTAAAGATGCTCAAGCTAGTGCTGCTCAAAACGCTTTGGAATATCTGAAAATCATGACCAAGAAGTGA
- the LOC114878848 gene encoding 5-formyltetrahydrofolate cyclo-ligase, with translation MCGINSAKLNLRKKIKTIIAQLSAEEKQRQSRIVFEKLRSLKQFQESKRVSSYLSTNDEINTVPILKHMFEMKKEVFIPRYNGKQMEMVKLFSMNDYEHLPVTKWNIKQPRFNEPRENALETGGLDLILLPGVAFSLSGKRLGHGMGYYDKFLDLCLKKQQKRPHLIAVAFNEQLREDIPTTENDVLLDLILTEK, from the exons ATGTGTGGAATAAATTCTGCCAAACTTAACTTacgaaaaaaaataaaaactatcATTGCACAACTCAGTGCTGAGGAGAAACAAAGGCAATCAAGGATAGTATTTGAAAAA TTACGTTCTCTCAAACAATTTCAAGAAAGCAAAAGGGTTTCTTCATACCTAAGTACAAATGACGAAATTAATACAGTACCGATATTAAAACATATGTTTGAAATGAAGAAGGAAGTATTTATTCCTAGATATAATGGCAAACAAATGGAAAtggttaaattattttcaatgaatGATTACGAACATCTACCAGTAACTAAATGGAATATCAAACAACCAAGATTTAACGAACCCAGAGAAAATGCTTTGGAAACTG GTGGGTTGGATTTAATACTTTTACCAGGTGTTGCATTTTCTCTTAGTG GAAAACGTTTGGGACACGGGATGGGTTATTATGATAAGTTTTTGGATTTGTGTTTAAAGAAACAACAAAAAAGACCACACTTAATTGCAGTGGCATTTAATGAACAATTACGCGAGGATATTCCAACAACCGAAAACGATGTATTACTGGATCTTATACttacagaaaaataa
- the LOC114878844 gene encoding transformer-2 protein homolog beta isoform X5 gives MSDIERSGSRSASPRRPRTADGGLRDSRSHSRSRKSRERKESHRPVKEYSRSRSRSVSRGRKSYRSSKYASAGHRGSSRSRSRTPYRGGRYSRSRSRSYSRSRYSRERDRNIYRSHSRSPMSSRRRHVGNRDNPNPSRCLGVFGLSIFTTEQQIYHIFSKHGPVERVQVVFDAKTGRSRGFCFVYFESAEDAKVAREQCTGMEIDGRRIRVAFSITQRAHTPTPGIYMGKPTHLHDRGWDGPRRRESSYRGSYRRSPSPYYSRRRSRYDRSRSRSYSPRRY, from the exons ATGAGTGATATCGAG AGAAGCGGTAGTCGTAGTGCAAGTCCTCGAAGACCACGAACAGCAGACGGCGGTTTAAGAGATTCACGTTCACATTCAAGATCACGTAAATCAAGAGAACGCAAAGAATCTCATCGGCCGGTGAAAGAATATTCAAGATCAAGAAGCCGTTCTGTATCCAGAGGAAGAAAATCGTATCGTAGTAGCAAATACGCTAGTGCAGGTCATCGTGGTAGTAGTCGCAGTCGTAGTCGTACTCCTTACAGGGGTGGACGATATTCCCGAAGCAGATCTCGTTCATATTCCCGTTCTCGTTATTCTCGGGAACGCGATAGGAACATTTATCGTTCACATTCTCGAAGTCCAATGTCTTCTAGACGACGTCATGTCGGTAACAGGGACAATCCTAATCCCTCTCGTTGCTTAGGTGTATTTGGACTTTCTATTTTCACAACCGAACAACAAATATATCACATCTTTTCCAAACACGGGCCTGTTGAACGTGTACAAGTTGTATTCGATGCAAAG aCTGGGCGGTCCAGAGGATTTTGCTTTGTATATTTTGAATCTGCCGAAGATGCTAAAGTAGCAAGAGAACAGTGCACAGGAATGGAAATTGATGGCCGAAGAATAAGGGTAGCTTTCTCGATCACACAGCGCGCTCATACACCCACGCCCGGAATTTACATGGGAAAACCTACACATTTACACGACCGAGGCTGGGACGGACCTAGACGTAGGGA aagtAGTTACAGAGGAAGCTACCGACGGTCACCCAGTCCATACTACAGTCGTCGACGTTCACGCTACGACAGATCCAGATCGCGCTCCTATTCTCCGC GTCGATATTAA
- the LOC114878844 gene encoding transformer-2 protein homolog alpha isoform X1: MSDIERSGSRSASPRRPRTADGGLRDSRSHSRSRKSRERKESHRPVKEYSRSRSRSVSRGRKSYRSSKYASAGHRGSSRSRSRTPYRGGRYSRSRSRSYSRSRYSRERDRNIYRSHSRSPMSSRRRHVGNRDNPNPSRCLGVFGLSIFTTEQQIYHIFSKHGPVERVQVVFDAKTGRSRGFCFVYFESAEDAKVAREQCTGMEIDGRRIRVAFSITQRAHTPTPGIYMGKPTHLHDRGWDGPRRRESSYRGSYRRSPSPYYSRRRSRYDRSRSRSYSPRKFAFSSSIKSNISSLHGYVSPLK; encoded by the exons ATGAGTGATATCGAG AGAAGCGGTAGTCGTAGTGCAAGTCCTCGAAGACCACGAACAGCAGACGGCGGTTTAAGAGATTCACGTTCACATTCAAGATCACGTAAATCAAGAGAACGCAAAGAATCTCATCGGCCGGTGAAAGAATATTCAAGATCAAGAAGCCGTTCTGTATCCAGAGGAAGAAAATCGTATCGTAGTAGCAAATACGCTAGTGCAGGTCATCGTGGTAGTAGTCGCAGTCGTAGTCGTACTCCTTACAGGGGTGGACGATATTCCCGAAGCAGATCTCGTTCATATTCCCGTTCTCGTTATTCTCGGGAACGCGATAGGAACATTTATCGTTCACATTCTCGAAGTCCAATGTCTTCTAGACGACGTCATGTCGGTAACAGGGACAATCCTAATCCCTCTCGTTGCTTAGGTGTATTTGGACTTTCTATTTTCACAACCGAACAACAAATATATCACATCTTTTCCAAACACGGGCCTGTTGAACGTGTACAAGTTGTATTCGATGCAAAG aCTGGGCGGTCCAGAGGATTTTGCTTTGTATATTTTGAATCTGCCGAAGATGCTAAAGTAGCAAGAGAACAGTGCACAGGAATGGAAATTGATGGCCGAAGAATAAGGGTAGCTTTCTCGATCACACAGCGCGCTCATACACCCACGCCCGGAATTTACATGGGAAAACCTACACATTTACACGACCGAGGCTGGGACGGACCTAGACGTAGGGA aagtAGTTACAGAGGAAGCTACCGACGGTCACCCAGTCCATACTACAGTCGTCGACGTTCACGCTACGACAGATCCAGATCGCGCTCCTATTCTCCGCGTAAGTTTGCTTTTAGTTCTTCTATAAAATCTAATATAAGCAGTCTACATGGATATGTGTCTCCTTTGAAATAA
- the LOC114878844 gene encoding transformer-2 protein homolog beta isoform X4, translated as MSDIERSGSRSASPRRPRTADGGLRDSRSHSRSRKSRERKESHRPVKEYSRSRSRSVSRGRKSYRSSKYASAGHRGSSRSRSRTPYRGGRYSRSRSRSYSRSRYSRERDRNIYRSHSRSPMSSRRRHVGNRDNPNPSRCLGVFGLSIFTTEQQIYHIFSKHGPVERVQVVFDAKTGRSRGFCFVYFESAEDAKVAREQCTGMEIDGRRIRVAFSITQRAHTPTPGIYMGKPTHLHDRGWDGPRRRDSYRGSYRRSPSPYYSRRRSRYDRSRSRSYSPRFESRGIG; from the exons ATGAGTGATATCGAG AGAAGCGGTAGTCGTAGTGCAAGTCCTCGAAGACCACGAACAGCAGACGGCGGTTTAAGAGATTCACGTTCACATTCAAGATCACGTAAATCAAGAGAACGCAAAGAATCTCATCGGCCGGTGAAAGAATATTCAAGATCAAGAAGCCGTTCTGTATCCAGAGGAAGAAAATCGTATCGTAGTAGCAAATACGCTAGTGCAGGTCATCGTGGTAGTAGTCGCAGTCGTAGTCGTACTCCTTACAGGGGTGGACGATATTCCCGAAGCAGATCTCGTTCATATTCCCGTTCTCGTTATTCTCGGGAACGCGATAGGAACATTTATCGTTCACATTCTCGAAGTCCAATGTCTTCTAGACGACGTCATGTCGGTAACAGGGACAATCCTAATCCCTCTCGTTGCTTAGGTGTATTTGGACTTTCTATTTTCACAACCGAACAACAAATATATCACATCTTTTCCAAACACGGGCCTGTTGAACGTGTACAAGTTGTATTCGATGCAAAG aCTGGGCGGTCCAGAGGATTTTGCTTTGTATATTTTGAATCTGCCGAAGATGCTAAAGTAGCAAGAGAACAGTGCACAGGAATGGAAATTGATGGCCGAAGAATAAGGGTAGCTTTCTCGATCACACAGCGCGCTCATACACCCACGCCCGGAATTTACATGGGAAAACCTACACATTTACACGACCGAGGCTGGGACGGACCTAGACGTAGGGA tAGTTACAGAGGAAGCTACCGACGGTCACCCAGTCCATACTACAGTCGTCGACGTTCACGCTACGACAGATCCAGATCGCGCTCCTATTCTCCGC GTTTTGAATCAAGAGGTATTGGATGA
- the LOC114878844 gene encoding transformer-2 protein homolog alpha isoform X2, translating into MSDIERSGSRSASPRRPRTADGGLRDSRSHSRSRKSRERKESHRPVKEYSRSRSRSVSRGRKSYRSSKYASAGHRGSSRSRSRTPYRGGRYSRSRSRSYSRSRYSRERDRNIYRSHSRSPMSSRRRHVGNRDNPNPSRCLGVFGLSIFTTEQQIYHIFSKHGPVERVQVVFDAKTGRSRGFCFVYFESAEDAKVAREQCTGMEIDGRRIRVAFSITQRAHTPTPGIYMGKPTHLHDRGWDGPRRRDSYRGSYRRSPSPYYSRRRSRYDRSRSRSYSPRKFAFSSSIKSNISSLHGYVSPLK; encoded by the exons ATGAGTGATATCGAG AGAAGCGGTAGTCGTAGTGCAAGTCCTCGAAGACCACGAACAGCAGACGGCGGTTTAAGAGATTCACGTTCACATTCAAGATCACGTAAATCAAGAGAACGCAAAGAATCTCATCGGCCGGTGAAAGAATATTCAAGATCAAGAAGCCGTTCTGTATCCAGAGGAAGAAAATCGTATCGTAGTAGCAAATACGCTAGTGCAGGTCATCGTGGTAGTAGTCGCAGTCGTAGTCGTACTCCTTACAGGGGTGGACGATATTCCCGAAGCAGATCTCGTTCATATTCCCGTTCTCGTTATTCTCGGGAACGCGATAGGAACATTTATCGTTCACATTCTCGAAGTCCAATGTCTTCTAGACGACGTCATGTCGGTAACAGGGACAATCCTAATCCCTCTCGTTGCTTAGGTGTATTTGGACTTTCTATTTTCACAACCGAACAACAAATATATCACATCTTTTCCAAACACGGGCCTGTTGAACGTGTACAAGTTGTATTCGATGCAAAG aCTGGGCGGTCCAGAGGATTTTGCTTTGTATATTTTGAATCTGCCGAAGATGCTAAAGTAGCAAGAGAACAGTGCACAGGAATGGAAATTGATGGCCGAAGAATAAGGGTAGCTTTCTCGATCACACAGCGCGCTCATACACCCACGCCCGGAATTTACATGGGAAAACCTACACATTTACACGACCGAGGCTGGGACGGACCTAGACGTAGGGA tAGTTACAGAGGAAGCTACCGACGGTCACCCAGTCCATACTACAGTCGTCGACGTTCACGCTACGACAGATCCAGATCGCGCTCCTATTCTCCGCGTAAGTTTGCTTTTAGTTCTTCTATAAAATCTAATATAAGCAGTCTACATGGATATGTGTCTCCTTTGAAATAA
- the LOC114878844 gene encoding transformer-2 protein homolog beta isoform X3, with protein sequence MSDIERSGSRSASPRRPRTADGGLRDSRSHSRSRKSRERKESHRPVKEYSRSRSRSVSRGRKSYRSSKYASAGHRGSSRSRSRTPYRGGRYSRSRSRSYSRSRYSRERDRNIYRSHSRSPMSSRRRHVGNRDNPNPSRCLGVFGLSIFTTEQQIYHIFSKHGPVERVQVVFDAKTGRSRGFCFVYFESAEDAKVAREQCTGMEIDGRRIRVAFSITQRAHTPTPGIYMGKPTHLHDRGWDGPRRRESSYRGSYRRSPSPYYSRRRSRYDRSRSRSYSPRFESRGIG encoded by the exons ATGAGTGATATCGAG AGAAGCGGTAGTCGTAGTGCAAGTCCTCGAAGACCACGAACAGCAGACGGCGGTTTAAGAGATTCACGTTCACATTCAAGATCACGTAAATCAAGAGAACGCAAAGAATCTCATCGGCCGGTGAAAGAATATTCAAGATCAAGAAGCCGTTCTGTATCCAGAGGAAGAAAATCGTATCGTAGTAGCAAATACGCTAGTGCAGGTCATCGTGGTAGTAGTCGCAGTCGTAGTCGTACTCCTTACAGGGGTGGACGATATTCCCGAAGCAGATCTCGTTCATATTCCCGTTCTCGTTATTCTCGGGAACGCGATAGGAACATTTATCGTTCACATTCTCGAAGTCCAATGTCTTCTAGACGACGTCATGTCGGTAACAGGGACAATCCTAATCCCTCTCGTTGCTTAGGTGTATTTGGACTTTCTATTTTCACAACCGAACAACAAATATATCACATCTTTTCCAAACACGGGCCTGTTGAACGTGTACAAGTTGTATTCGATGCAAAG aCTGGGCGGTCCAGAGGATTTTGCTTTGTATATTTTGAATCTGCCGAAGATGCTAAAGTAGCAAGAGAACAGTGCACAGGAATGGAAATTGATGGCCGAAGAATAAGGGTAGCTTTCTCGATCACACAGCGCGCTCATACACCCACGCCCGGAATTTACATGGGAAAACCTACACATTTACACGACCGAGGCTGGGACGGACCTAGACGTAGGGA aagtAGTTACAGAGGAAGCTACCGACGGTCACCCAGTCCATACTACAGTCGTCGACGTTCACGCTACGACAGATCCAGATCGCGCTCCTATTCTCCGC GTTTTGAATCAAGAGGTATTGGATGA